The Oxalobacteraceae bacterium OTU3CINTB1 genome includes a window with the following:
- a CDS encoding SDR family oxidoreductase, translating into MINLDGKRALVTGGSRGIGAAIALALAENGADVVFTYQSSSDRAEAVIKSIQGTGRRAVAIQADSGDPEAIARAVSDAVAALGGLDILVNNSGKGLYGPVADINVDEYQSMMDTNVRAPLLFAKAVIPHLKAGGRIITIGSGLGERVPFPGITAYAMSKAALTSFTRGLSRELGPSGITVNLVQPGSVNTESNPAHGEAADFQRSLTSLGRYAEPREIANTVVFLASSAASIVTGATLTADGGAIA; encoded by the coding sequence ATGATAAATTTGGATGGGAAGCGGGCGTTGGTGACCGGCGGCTCGCGTGGGATCGGCGCCGCGATTGCGTTGGCGTTGGCTGAAAATGGAGCTGATGTGGTGTTCACCTATCAGTCTTCGTCCGACAGGGCGGAGGCGGTGATCAAATCCATACAGGGTACGGGGCGCCGGGCGGTGGCGATTCAGGCTGACAGTGGTGATCCCGAGGCTATTGCGCGAGCGGTAAGCGACGCCGTCGCCGCGCTCGGTGGGCTCGATATTTTGGTCAACAATTCTGGCAAAGGCCTCTACGGACCGGTCGCCGATATTAACGTCGACGAATATCAGTCGATGATGGATACCAATGTCCGTGCACCCCTGTTATTCGCAAAAGCGGTTATTCCGCATTTGAAGGCGGGGGGGCGCATCATCACCATCGGCTCGGGCCTTGGAGAGCGGGTCCCGTTTCCAGGTATAACGGCGTACGCCATGTCCAAGGCCGCGCTGACGTCCTTCACCCGGGGGCTCTCGCGCGAACTGGGCCCAAGCGGTATTACCGTGAATCTTGTCCAGCCTGGGTCCGTGAATACGGAGTCGAATCCGGCGCACGGCGAGGCGGCCGACTTCCAGCGCAGCTTGACCTCGCTGGGACGGTACGCCGAACCCCGTGAAATCGCCAATACGGTGGTCTTCCTCGCCAGTTCCGCGGCAAGCATCGTCACCGGCGCCACCTTGACGGCGGACGGGGGCGCGATCGCGTAA
- a CDS encoding DUF885 domain-containing protein, with amino-acid sequence MPPTPPFARTAMLGLLTAVLSLPALAAEPAWVTKSNTNSQVLLNVLAKYSPESASSLGVDGYDEQIVDLSRDQFDASNRDLRAAITELQQRLGSEGDSRVRQDLQILIDKAQDQLKTDALQRKYFMPYQDLTGMVFGVVRAMLDPRVPPARQQTLLARLDKYAGLAKGYRPVTELAQERLQERLKADPKLLGPYKGEVEQAINDAPTLLNGMRELLAKSALSGWEPRFDALEKQLTAYNARVQAEILPRARVDHRLPPEVYADKLKNYGVDISPQELISKSLTSFAEIRNQMQITANLLAKERGFKNADYRAVMLELKKQQIPTEKVMPLYAERLAALEKSAREHEVVTLPERRAVIRLATMAENAAQPAPHMSPPRLIGNTGEYGEFVLTTGMPPDATGKRLVFDDFTHQAGTWSITAHEARPGHEMQFAKMMENGVSTARAVFAFNSVNVEGWALYAEAEMQPYEPLDGQLFALQARGMRAARAFLDPMVNLGEITPDGVKNFLMREVGLSEGMATQEVQRYTFRLPGQATSYFYGYQRLMETRQATEVAMGDRFNRQKFNDFVLAQGLVPPALLRKAVMEEFVRPAP; translated from the coding sequence ATGCCGCCCACCCCACCCTTCGCCAGAACCGCCATGCTCGGTCTGCTCACCGCAGTGCTGTCCTTGCCCGCCTTGGCCGCCGAGCCGGCATGGGTCACGAAAAGCAATACCAATTCCCAGGTCTTGCTGAACGTCCTCGCAAAATACTCGCCCGAGAGCGCCAGCAGTCTCGGCGTCGACGGTTACGACGAGCAGATCGTCGACCTTTCGCGCGACCAGTTCGACGCCTCGAACCGCGACCTGCGCGCAGCCATCACCGAGCTGCAACAACGCCTGGGCAGCGAGGGCGACAGCAGGGTCCGGCAAGACCTGCAGATCCTGATCGACAAGGCCCAGGACCAACTCAAGACGGATGCCCTGCAACGCAAGTATTTCATGCCCTACCAAGACCTGACCGGGATGGTCTTCGGCGTCGTGCGCGCGATGCTCGACCCGCGCGTTCCGCCAGCCCGCCAGCAGACGCTGCTGGCGCGCCTGGACAAGTACGCGGGCCTGGCCAAGGGCTACCGGCCGGTGACGGAACTGGCGCAGGAGCGCTTGCAGGAACGCCTGAAAGCGGACCCAAAACTGCTGGGCCCCTACAAGGGCGAGGTCGAACAGGCGATCAATGACGCCCCGACCCTGCTCAACGGCATGCGCGAGCTGCTGGCGAAAAGCGCCTTATCGGGCTGGGAACCGCGCTTCGATGCGCTGGAAAAACAGCTGACGGCCTACAACGCGCGGGTGCAAGCGGAGATCCTGCCGCGCGCCCGGGTTGACCATCGCCTGCCGCCGGAAGTCTATGCCGACAAGCTGAAGAATTACGGCGTCGACATCAGCCCGCAGGAACTGATCTCGAAGTCGCTCACCTCGTTCGCGGAAATCCGCAACCAGATGCAGATCACGGCCAACCTGCTGGCGAAAGAGCGTGGCTTCAAAAATGCCGACTACCGCGCCGTCATGCTCGAACTGAAAAAGCAGCAGATCCCGACCGAAAAGGTGATGCCGCTGTATGCCGAGCGCCTGGCCGCGCTGGAAAAGTCGGCACGTGAGCATGAGGTCGTCACCCTGCCAGAACGGCGCGCCGTGATCCGGCTAGCGACCATGGCCGAGAACGCGGCGCAGCCGGCGCCGCACATGAGCCCTCCCCGCCTGATTGGCAACACTGGCGAGTACGGCGAATTCGTGCTGACCACCGGCATGCCGCCCGACGCCACCGGCAAGCGACTCGTGTTCGACGACTTCACCCATCAAGCCGGAACCTGGTCGATTACGGCGCACGAAGCGCGTCCGGGACACGAGATGCAGTTCGCGAAGATGATGGAGAACGGGGTATCGACGGCGCGCGCGGTGTTTGCCTTCAACAGCGTCAACGTCGAAGGCTGGGCGCTGTACGCCGAGGCGGAGATGCAGCCCTACGAGCCGCTCGACGGCCAGTTGTTCGCGCTGCAGGCGCGGGGCATGCGAGCGGCTCGCGCCTTCCTCGACCCGATGGTCAACCTGGGGGAGATCACGCCCGATGGTGTCAAGAACTTCCTGATGCGGGAGGTCGGCCTGTCCGAGGGCATGGCGACCCAGGAGGTGCAACGGTACACGTTCCGCTTGCCGGGCCAGGCCACATCCTACTTCTACGGCTACCAGCGCCTGATGGAGACACGCCAGGCGACCGAAGTGGCGATGGGCGACCGTTTCAATCGTCAGAAGTTCAACGACTTCGTGCTTGCCCAAGGGCTGGTGCCCCCGGCCCTGTTGCGCAAGGCTGTGATGGAGGAATTTGTGCGGCCGGCACCGTAA
- a CDS encoding LysR family transcriptional regulator has product MDIEELRTFVEVADAGGISAAALRLGVAKSIVSRRLNRLEEELGVQLLSRNTRGAALTEAGAAFRQSADKICAEIDMAKETIAPAGDLRGRLRIAAPLTFGPTHFAPVLAEMARRHPRLQIHTCYSDHLVNLIAEGFDCAIRVGWLQDSNLVAKCVGPVHGVTVASPEYIKAHGAPTTPEELLGHEALMQGTEPWSFLDGDKTITVRPLGRFKADNGAALVAATVAGLGIGYLPAMLVQEHLRSGALVQVMTDYPVPQAAAYVVRPPGLHPSKKIGILTELLVEYFGTMPEVAPASPGL; this is encoded by the coding sequence GTGGACATCGAAGAGTTGCGCACATTTGTGGAAGTGGCCGATGCCGGCGGCATCTCGGCTGCCGCGCTGCGGCTTGGCGTGGCCAAGTCGATCGTCAGCCGCAGGCTCAACCGGCTGGAGGAGGAATTGGGCGTGCAGCTGCTGTCCCGGAACACCCGTGGCGCGGCGTTGACGGAAGCTGGCGCCGCGTTCCGGCAGTCGGCCGACAAGATCTGCGCCGAGATCGATATGGCGAAGGAAACGATCGCGCCCGCCGGCGACCTGCGCGGCCGCCTGCGCATCGCCGCTCCACTGACGTTCGGCCCGACCCATTTCGCGCCGGTGCTTGCGGAAATGGCGCGACGCCATCCGCGTCTGCAAATTCACACGTGCTATAGCGACCATCTGGTCAATCTCATCGCAGAAGGTTTTGACTGCGCAATACGGGTGGGCTGGCTGCAGGACTCGAACCTGGTAGCAAAATGCGTTGGACCTGTTCATGGCGTCACCGTGGCCAGTCCGGAATACATCAAGGCACATGGGGCGCCAACGACACCCGAAGAACTGCTCGGCCACGAGGCACTGATGCAAGGCACGGAACCGTGGTCGTTCCTGGATGGCGACAAAACCATCACGGTGCGTCCGCTAGGCCGATTCAAGGCCGATAACGGGGCTGCGCTTGTGGCGGCGACGGTCGCCGGCCTTGGCATCGGCTATCTGCCCGCCATGCTGGTTCAGGAACACTTGCGCTCCGGCGCACTTGTCCAGGTAATGACGGATTATCCGGTACCGCAGGCGGCAGCGTACGTTGTCCGGCCGCCCGGGCTGCATCCCTCGAAGAAGATCGGCATTCTGACCGAGTTACTTGTCGAGTATTTTGGCACGATGCCCGAGGTCGCGCCCGCATCGCCCGGTCTATGA
- a CDS encoding AraC family transcriptional regulator codes for MNSVCNSSIVPPLPENVLSLNMSQRAWNGVHLSVAAYSCNGEVLHKLPQEDRARLSVVLEEVGGACEPRLHANSPCPIAHAPRHILYAPAGMEVWGYTKDARHIVDATLAFDFAMFSERLAMPIDPSLSGNPQLRFVNARIAALVELLAQAIGNPDPSMQLYGDGITVAIASQLFVTQNTPVAYTGMLAPWQLRRVVDYMENHLPQRVELATLAGLINLSQAHFSRAFKASTGLAPYQWQLDARIRRAQISLVHSEASISEVALATGFSDTVHFARTFRKLVGITPGVWRRERKR; via the coding sequence ATGAACAGTGTTTGTAATTCCTCCATAGTGCCGCCGTTACCTGAAAATGTGCTCAGCCTGAACATGTCGCAGCGGGCATGGAACGGCGTACACCTCAGTGTCGCCGCCTATTCTTGCAACGGCGAAGTGCTCCACAAACTCCCGCAAGAGGATCGTGCGCGGTTGAGTGTGGTTTTGGAGGAAGTTGGCGGCGCTTGCGAGCCTCGGCTCCACGCCAATAGCCCATGTCCGATCGCGCATGCGCCGCGACACATACTCTACGCGCCAGCCGGTATGGAAGTCTGGGGCTATACCAAGGATGCGCGGCATATTGTTGATGCAACGCTGGCTTTCGACTTCGCGATGTTTAGCGAACGTTTGGCAATGCCGATCGACCCCAGCCTGAGCGGTAATCCGCAGTTGCGGTTCGTTAATGCTCGCATTGCAGCCTTGGTCGAACTGCTGGCGCAAGCGATCGGAAATCCGGACCCCTCCATGCAACTGTACGGCGATGGGATCACGGTTGCCATAGCTTCGCAACTTTTTGTGACGCAGAACACGCCTGTAGCCTATACGGGAATGCTGGCGCCATGGCAGTTACGGCGCGTTGTCGATTACATGGAAAACCACCTCCCGCAGCGCGTTGAGTTGGCAACTCTTGCCGGCTTGATTAACTTATCTCAAGCGCATTTTAGCCGCGCGTTTAAAGCGTCGACTGGATTGGCTCCGTATCAATGGCAGCTTGACGCTCGAATTCGACGCGCGCAAATATCGCTGGTGCACTCCGAGGCGTCCATCAGCGAAGTGGCGCTCGCCACTGGTTTTTCGGACACCGTGCATTTTGCGCGCACATTCCGTAAGCTCGTTGGAATCACCCCCGGTGTCTGGCGGCGCGAGCGCAAGCGATAG
- a CDS encoding S41 family peptidase, which yields MIFATFTKKTLALALLSIVPALAHAAPQSNAWQMMTRADANFVGDWMLRQSIGAVYPDADAYSARLTQARRILEQELPHVDNYQGYRHALNHFVGSFQDMHLSVAYALSPNAYQWPGFSAVYRNLRYYTAASKGAISDGQEISECDGRPMASWIRGIATYEQMIFDLESTSAEAAPLIFRDAGNPFLPRPKSCTIGGKQIALAWGAIPASQINAAVNALTPPPDRLTAISAFGADGAWVRMGIFLPGTQNEGLAFKQLFAEAPGLRSKSVIVLDVRGNGGGPYEWFMGFLRALYGGQYTDYYARARLGISAVFRLTPEILAYFNEDVAAETDALVPPPDGERFDPHNTEFAAALKAGKPLLVAPKKASQIPQPRQAPANPVKAKVYVLTDYSCASACIAFVDELKRFPGVEQIGVDTSVDSRTGTPFGTPLPSGNGTVYVPVMTRDGRERDDNVPQKPTRVFTGNINDTAAVKAWLQADVLPSRP from the coding sequence ATGATTTTCGCTACATTCACCAAAAAGACTCTGGCGCTGGCCTTGCTGAGCATAGTCCCGGCGCTTGCGCACGCTGCACCGCAGTCCAATGCCTGGCAGATGATGACGCGGGCCGATGCCAATTTTGTCGGCGATTGGATGCTGCGCCAGTCGATTGGCGCCGTCTATCCCGACGCGGACGCCTACTCGGCGCGGCTCACGCAGGCGCGACGTATCCTGGAACAGGAGTTGCCACACGTGGACAACTACCAAGGTTATCGCCACGCATTGAATCATTTTGTCGGCAGTTTTCAGGATATGCACCTGTCGGTTGCATACGCCTTGTCGCCCAACGCCTACCAATGGCCGGGTTTCTCTGCTGTCTATCGCAACCTGCGTTATTACACCGCCGCGAGCAAGGGCGCTATCTCGGACGGTCAGGAGATCAGCGAATGCGATGGCCGGCCGATGGCGTCTTGGATCCGCGGCATAGCGACCTACGAACAAATGATTTTCGACCTCGAGTCGACCAGCGCCGAGGCGGCGCCGCTGATTTTCCGCGATGCCGGCAACCCCTTCTTGCCACGGCCGAAAAGCTGCACCATCGGCGGCAAGCAGATCGCGCTAGCGTGGGGTGCCATTCCGGCCAGCCAAATCAATGCTGCCGTGAACGCGCTTACGCCGCCACCCGATCGCCTTACCGCCATCAGCGCGTTCGGTGCCGACGGCGCCTGGGTACGGATGGGTATTTTCCTGCCCGGCACGCAGAACGAAGGCTTGGCGTTCAAACAATTATTCGCCGAAGCGCCTGGCCTGCGCAGCAAGTCCGTCATCGTGCTCGATGTGCGCGGCAATGGTGGCGGTCCATACGAATGGTTTATGGGCTTCCTGCGCGCATTGTATGGCGGGCAGTACACCGATTATTACGCTCGGGCGCGCCTGGGAATCTCCGCCGTCTTCCGCCTCACGCCGGAAATCCTGGCGTATTTCAACGAGGACGTCGCCGCTGAAACAGATGCGCTCGTTCCACCGCCGGATGGGGAGCGGTTCGATCCGCATAACACCGAGTTCGCAGCGGCACTGAAGGCAGGAAAACCGCTTCTGGTGGCGCCGAAAAAAGCCTCCCAGATACCTCAGCCTCGGCAGGCACCCGCCAATCCGGTCAAGGCGAAAGTGTATGTGTTGACCGACTACAGTTGCGCTAGCGCCTGTATCGCGTTTGTCGATGAACTCAAGCGTTTTCCAGGCGTCGAACAAATTGGCGTGGACACGTCGGTCGACTCCCGCACCGGAACGCCATTCGGCACACCGCTACCCAGCGGCAATGGGACTGTCTATGTGCCCGTCATGACGCGGGACGGTCGTGAGCGCGACGACAATGTGCCGCAAAAACCGACGCGCGTGTTTACTGGAAACATCAACGACACGGCAGCGGTGAAAGCCTGGCTACAGGCGGACGTTCTGCCGTCGCGTCCTTAG
- a CDS encoding LysR family transcriptional regulator, with protein MDLEELKTFVEVADAGGISPAALRLGVSKSIVSRRLGRLEADLGVQLLSRTTRGAALTEAGTTFRDFADRACSEIDLAKETISPAGDLRGRLRIAAPLSFGPTHFAPILAEMARRYPRLQIHTCYSDHVIDLLADGYDCAIRLGFLQDSNLVTRRIGPIYGTVVASPEYIAAHGEPESPAELLNHQVLMQGTEAWHFQDGRNVIVIRPQGRFKADNGTALVAAALAGLGIGYLPSGLVYEHLKSGALVQVMPRYPIPPAGAYVVRPPGRNTARKIQVLTDLLIEYFDKISPNGGP; from the coding sequence GTGGATCTAGAAGAGTTGAAGACGTTCGTTGAAGTGGCCGATGCTGGAGGCATTTCGCCCGCCGCGCTTCGGCTCGGCGTTTCCAAGTCCATTGTCAGTCGTCGGCTCGGCCGCCTGGAAGCGGATCTCGGCGTCCAGCTGCTCTCGCGCACAACCCGCGGCGCGGCGCTCACGGAAGCCGGCACGACGTTTCGGGACTTCGCCGATAGAGCCTGTAGCGAGATCGATCTGGCGAAGGAGACAATTTCGCCCGCCGGCGACCTTCGGGGGCGCTTGCGCATCGCGGCGCCGCTATCTTTCGGACCCACCCATTTCGCGCCCATTCTGGCGGAAATGGCACGGCGATATCCGCGACTGCAAATTCACACTTGCTACAGCGATCATGTGATCGATCTTCTCGCGGACGGTTATGATTGTGCGATCCGGCTTGGCTTTCTTCAGGACTCCAACCTGGTGACACGGCGCATCGGACCGATATACGGAACGGTTGTAGCGAGTCCGGAATACATCGCAGCACACGGGGAACCGGAGAGTCCCGCCGAACTTCTCAATCATCAGGTCCTGATGCAAGGAACGGAAGCGTGGCACTTCCAGGATGGCAGGAACGTCATCGTTATTCGCCCACAAGGCCGTTTCAAGGCCGATAACGGCACGGCGCTCGTCGCGGCCGCCCTGGCGGGGCTAGGCATCGGCTATCTTCCCAGCGGCCTTGTCTACGAACATTTAAAGTCCGGCGCCCTGGTTCAGGTGATGCCCCGATATCCCATACCGCCGGCTGGCGCTTACGTGGTTCGGCCGCCAGGCCGGAACACGGCCAGGAAAATACAAGTGCTGACCGATCTGCTCATCGAGTATTTCGACAAGATTTCACCCAATGGCGGACCCTGA
- a CDS encoding NAD(P)H-dependent oxidoreductase, producing MDHVLVINSSASGSSSVSRDLVDEVVQRIAAARPGTQFTHRDVDLDLVPHLTATTVAGVRAVAGTEAERATQTLSDTLIAELAAADAIVIGAPMYNFSIPSSLRTWFDHVLRPRVTFSYGAGGPTGLLINKRAIVVESRGGVYSEGPSKKIDFQEPYLKQLLGFIGISDVTFIRAEKIGFGPDFRELALAGARVEIAGVVDRIAHGSRPTDEVEPMSNDSRTDYDAIMQANLASVFNEHDPARRIEALGSLYHPDAQLYERDRSVQGHGPISQAVTELLDHLPAGVTFRAIRPAVGHHGAGRLQWSAVAATGAVLVTGTDVASIRNNLIQSLHVFLDQGDA from the coding sequence TTGGATCACGTCCTGGTCATAAACAGCAGCGCCTCTGGTAGCTCGTCGGTATCCCGGGATCTCGTGGACGAGGTCGTCCAACGCATCGCCGCAGCCAGGCCTGGCACGCAATTCACCCACCGGGATGTCGACCTGGACCTTGTTCCGCATCTCACCGCCACAACTGTCGCAGGCGTCAGAGCCGTTGCTGGCACGGAAGCAGAACGGGCAACGCAAACGTTGTCCGATACCTTGATTGCCGAGCTAGCAGCTGCGGATGCGATCGTCATCGGCGCGCCGATGTACAACTTTAGTATTCCATCATCGTTGCGTACCTGGTTCGATCACGTTCTGCGCCCGCGCGTCACATTTTCCTACGGCGCTGGCGGCCCAACGGGGCTGTTGATCAACAAGCGCGCAATTGTGGTTGAATCGCGCGGCGGGGTCTATTCGGAGGGACCATCGAAAAAGATTGACTTCCAGGAGCCCTACCTCAAACAACTTTTAGGTTTTATCGGCATTTCCGACGTCACGTTTATTCGTGCGGAGAAAATCGGCTTCGGTCCGGATTTTCGCGAACTGGCGCTGGCCGGAGCGAGGGTAGAGATTGCCGGTGTCGTTGACCGCATCGCACATGGATCGCGCCCTACCGACGAGGTGGAACCAATGTCGAACGACAGCCGGACCGATTACGATGCGATCATGCAGGCCAACCTGGCGAGCGTCTTCAATGAGCATGATCCCGCCCGCCGTATCGAGGCACTCGGGTCGCTTTACCATCCGGATGCGCAACTGTACGAGCGTGATCGATCGGTGCAAGGCCACGGGCCTATCTCGCAGGCGGTGACCGAACTGCTCGATCATTTGCCCGCGGGAGTGACATTCCGCGCCATCCGGCCAGCGGTCGGCCATCACGGGGCTGGACGATTGCAGTGGAGCGCGGTTGCCGCAACCGGTGCGGTACTGGTCACCGGTACTGACGTCGCCAGCATCCGGAACAACCTGATTCAGTCTCTCCATGTTTTCCTCGACCAAGGTGACGCCTGA
- a CDS encoding amino acid ABC transporter substrate-binding protein, whose amino-acid sequence MQKNSRHSDAKPLRIGYCLSLTGPIAGNSRSAALAHDIWLEDINRQGGLLGRQVELICYDDEGQASNAAALYERLIDLDKVDLLIGGYGTNTLRAAMPLIIQRQRFFIGLMGLGANDGFAYPNYFAMAPTGEDPNAALTEGFFELATQQAPRPLTVAIVAADAEFAHHPVSGAKANADKYGLEIVHEARYALDTKDFKPIIDAVASSGCDLLFLCSYLNDSIELVSTIHAHAFRPSMVGGAMIGPQNTAVKTTLGPLLNGFVNYEYWQPVQALMFPGVSEFLQTYQARAAVQDVDLLGHYMAPLAYAQMQVLAQAIKATGSVEDVALAEHTRNANFDTVMGSMRFGRNGEWAQPRVLQVQFQGIEGNEVAQFRDGLRQIVLSPNEYRSGELIYPYDDARR is encoded by the coding sequence ATGCAAAAAAATTCCCGGCATAGTGACGCGAAGCCGCTGCGCATCGGCTACTGCCTTTCCTTGACAGGCCCAATCGCAGGCAACAGCAGATCGGCGGCATTGGCGCACGACATTTGGCTGGAGGACATCAATCGACAAGGTGGCTTGCTGGGACGCCAGGTTGAGCTGATTTGCTACGATGATGAGGGGCAAGCGTCCAATGCGGCCGCGCTTTACGAACGGCTGATCGACTTGGACAAGGTGGATCTACTGATCGGCGGCTACGGCACCAACACCTTGCGTGCAGCGATGCCGCTCATTATCCAGAGACAGCGGTTCTTCATCGGTTTGATGGGCCTGGGCGCCAACGATGGCTTCGCGTATCCGAATTACTTCGCCATGGCCCCCACCGGCGAGGATCCCAACGCTGCGCTCACGGAAGGTTTCTTCGAACTGGCCACGCAACAGGCGCCGCGGCCTTTAACCGTGGCGATCGTTGCCGCAGATGCCGAATTCGCTCATCATCCGGTCTCCGGCGCCAAGGCGAATGCCGACAAGTACGGGCTTGAGATCGTTCACGAAGCCAGGTATGCATTGGACACCAAGGACTTCAAGCCCATCATCGATGCGGTAGCGTCAAGCGGATGCGACCTGCTGTTTCTCTGTTCCTATCTAAACGATTCCATTGAGCTGGTAAGTACGATCCATGCTCATGCTTTTCGTCCCAGCATGGTTGGCGGCGCGATGATCGGGCCGCAAAATACCGCTGTCAAAACCACGCTTGGACCGCTGCTCAATGGCTTCGTCAATTACGAGTATTGGCAACCGGTGCAAGCTTTAATGTTTCCGGGCGTGAGCGAGTTTTTGCAAACCTACCAGGCTCGGGCAGCGGTACAAGATGTCGATCTGCTCGGCCACTACATGGCCCCGCTTGCCTACGCGCAGATGCAAGTGCTGGCGCAGGCAATAAAAGCGACTGGCAGCGTCGAGGATGTCGCGCTGGCTGAGCATACCCGTAATGCGAACTTCGATACCGTGATGGGATCGATGCGTTTCGGCAGGAACGGTGAATGGGCACAACCGCGCGTACTGCAAGTGCAATTTCAAGGCATCGAAGGCAACGAAGTTGCGCAATTTCGTGACGGCCTGCGCCAGATCGTACTGTCCCCAAACGAGTACCGTTCAGGCGAGCTGATTTATCCGTACGACGACGCGCGACGATAA
- a CDS encoding cupin domain-containing protein: MISANNTKDLISLLSLQPHPEGGHFKETYRGQTRVTSGKDSASYSASTAIYYMLQGREKSTWHRIASDEMWHFYEGMPIRIYVLEPDGSLKVLRLGNPLRHDGASFQALVPAGQWFAAECEDHEGFGLVGCTVAPGFEFQDFEIADKSFLEQHWPEHVELIARLVQ; this comes from the coding sequence ATGATTTCTGCGAACAATACAAAAGATTTGATCTCCCTGCTGTCGCTCCAGCCCCATCCGGAAGGAGGCCACTTCAAGGAGACCTATCGCGGCCAAACGCGCGTGACCAGCGGGAAGGACTCCGCTAGCTATTCTGCCTCCACCGCAATCTATTACATGCTCCAAGGCAGGGAGAAGTCAACCTGGCACCGCATCGCATCGGACGAAATGTGGCATTTTTACGAGGGTATGCCTATTCGGATCTATGTTCTGGAACCAGATGGAAGTCTCAAGGTTCTCAGGCTGGGGAATCCTCTGCGGCATGACGGCGCAAGTTTTCAGGCACTGGTGCCTGCGGGGCAGTGGTTTGCCGCTGAATGCGAGGACCATGAAGGCTTTGGCCTGGTGGGATGCACGGTGGCGCCGGGCTTTGAATTCCAGGATTTCGAGATTGCCGATAAAAGTTTTCTTGAACAGCATTGGCCTGAACACGTTGAGTTGATCGCACGCCTGGTACAGTGA